The Streptomyces sp. NBC_00102 genome segment GAGGAAGTCGGTGTCTTCCTTCCAGATGTCCTGGAGCACGCCGAAGTGCTGGAAGAACATGTCCGAGACGGAGACCGGGAGCTGCTTCGAGGCCATGATCGCGTCGGCGAGCAGCTGGCCGAAGTAGACCGAGCCCAGCGAGAACACCACGGCGGCGATCGGCAGCAGGGGGTTGCGGCCGCCGACCTTGCCGGCGACCCAGCCGACGAGCAGGCCGACGACGACCGCCGCGTAGACGAACTCGCGCTCGGTGGAGCCGGTGATGCCGCCGTAGATCGCGCCGACCGCGAGGGCCGTGCCGAAGGAGGCGAGCAGGCCGAGGGCCAGGTTGTTGCGGACCGGAGCGGCGACGGGCGCGAACGGCGTCCCCACGAACTGGCCCGGCTGGCCCGGCTGGCCGGGCTGCTGCTGTGCGAAGGGGTTTCCGGTGGGCGCGCCCGGGGCTGCGGGGTAGACCGGCGCTCCGGTCGGGGGCGGCAGGGGGGCTCCGGCGGGCGGGGCCGCGGGCGACCCGGTCGGTGCCGCCGCCGGCGCCGCGGGCTGCGCGGCGGCGTACGGGTTGCCCTCGACGGGCTGCCCGCCGGCGGGCAGCCCGCCGGCGGGCGGCTGGGGCTGGCTGGGCGGCGGCACGGGCTGGCTCATGGTGAAAATCCCCCGGGGACGGATGCGCGCACGAGTGTGCGACAGATGCGCACGACTGTGCGCAAGGTGACGCCGCAGGCTAGCAGTCGCCTGTGACATCGCCCCACCGGTATTCGCGGCCGCCCCCGCTCACCACGCGGTGCCCGTCCGTCACAGCCGGTGTGCTGCCCCCGCCGGAGTGGCCCCCCGGGTGTCGAGCAGCAGCTGCGCCTTCACCGCGAGCCCCTGGAGGTCGTACGTCCGGTGGTGCTGGAGGAGCAGCGTCAGATCGGCCGCCGCCGCCGCCTCGTACAGCGAGTCGGCGCGGGGGACGGGGGCGTCGCGGACGCGCCAGTCCAGGACGTGCGGGTCGTGGTAGCCGATCTGGGCGCCCAGGTCCATCAGGCGGCTCGCGATCTCCCGGGCCGGGGACGCCTCCTGGTCGGCGCTGTCCGGCTTGTAGGTGACGCCGAGGAGGAGGACGCGGGCGCCGCGCACGGACTTGCCGTGCTCGTTCAGCAGGGTGGCGCTGCGCCGGATCACGTAGCTCGGCATGCGGTCGTTGATCTCCTGCGCCATGGAGACCAGCCGCAGCGGCGAGCCGGCGGCGGCCCGGCCGGGGTACGGGACGCCGCCGGGGTCCAGCGGGACGCCGTGGCCGCCGACCCCGGGGCCCGGGCGGAACGCCTGGAAGCCGAAGGGCTTGGTCTCCGCGCACCGGACGACGTCCCAGAGGTCGACGCCCATCTCGTGGCAGAGCACCGCCATCTCGTTGACGAGGGCGATGTTCACGTGCCGGAAGTTGGTCTCCAGCACCTTGGTCATCTCCGCCTCGCGCGGCCCCCTGGCGCGTACCACCTTGTCGGTGAGCCGGCCGTAGAACGCGGCGGCGGACTCTGTGCAGGCGGGGGTGAGACCGCCGATGACCTGCGGGGTGTTCGCGTAGGTATGGGTGCGGTTGCCGGGGTCCAGCCGGCCGGGGGAGCAGGCGAGGTGGAAGTCGCGGCCCGCGCGCAGCCCGGAGCCCTCTTCGAGCAGCCCGCGCAGCAGGTTCTCGGTGGTGCCGGGGGGTACGGCCGATGCCAGCAGCACCGTGGTGTGCGGGCGCAGCCGGGCGGCCAGGGCGCGGGCGGCGTCGCCCAGGGCCGTCAGGTCGACGGTGCGGTCGGCGCCGAGGGGGGTGGGGGAGCAGATCACGGCGGTGCGCACCCGGCCGAGTTCGGTGGCGTTGGTGGTGGGGCGGAAGCCCCGGGAGAGCATCCTGCGGACCTCGGACGCGGTGAGCGATCCCTCGACCGGGGTGCGGCCCGCGCTGAGATCCGCGTACGGGCGGGGATCGGTGTCGTAGCCGATGGTGTCGATACCGGCGGCGACCGCTGCCTGGGCGAGGGGCAGGCCGAGGTGGCCGAGGCCGATGACCGC includes the following:
- a CDS encoding nucleotide sugar dehydrogenase, with amino-acid sequence MPADLAVIGLGHLGLPLAQAAVAAGIDTIGYDTDPRPYADLSAGRTPVEGSLTASEVRRMLSRGFRPTTNATELGRVRTAVICSPTPLGADRTVDLTALGDAARALAARLRPHTTVLLASAVPPGTTENLLRGLLEEGSGLRAGRDFHLACSPGRLDPGNRTHTYANTPQVIGGLTPACTESAAAFYGRLTDKVVRARGPREAEMTKVLETNFRHVNIALVNEMAVLCHEMGVDLWDVVRCAETKPFGFQAFRPGPGVGGHGVPLDPGGVPYPGRAAAGSPLRLVSMAQEINDRMPSYVIRRSATLLNEHGKSVRGARVLLLGVTYKPDSADQEASPAREIASRLMDLGAQIGYHDPHVLDWRVRDAPVPRADSLYEAAAAADLTLLLQHHRTYDLQGLAVKAQLLLDTRGATPAGAAHRL